One Clostridium estertheticum DNA segment encodes these proteins:
- the ytvI gene encoding sporulation integral membrane protein YtvI, translating into MENILKKIDKLTVFFILYTFVFVIFFETIGYTLPFVLALILASLLRIPTKFLMRKFKIKNTIASLFTTTVFFTVMVILLSLIITTITSETIQLIKNIQSYFSSNKDNILHFFDNLQNYYKNLDPSIIGNIESNISNYITKTINVSMGASSKIFSLTLGFMSTIPYTLMVLLFTLLATYFFTKDLSSSSNKIFDLIPNKNGDRIHYIFDESKKMFKNYLLSYLLIITITFLETLVVFLVFKVKYAVTLSIVCGIFDLLPIFGIGAIYIPLIVIFFIYGNYVAALGLLISYIIITIVRQIIEPKIVSSSLGINPVAVLASIFIGLKANGLIGMLFCMFLVVFYNILKKVEVL; encoded by the coding sequence CTATAGGGTATACTCTACCTTTTGTATTAGCTCTTATTTTAGCTTCACTTCTTAGGATACCAACAAAATTTTTGATGAGAAAATTTAAAATTAAAAACACCATAGCTTCATTATTTACTACTACTGTATTTTTCACAGTAATGGTTATATTATTGTCTTTAATTATAACCACTATAACTTCAGAAACAATACAACTAATAAAAAACATTCAATCTTATTTTTCAAGTAACAAAGATAATATCCTCCATTTTTTTGACAATTTACAAAACTATTATAAAAATTTAGATCCCAGCATTATAGGTAATATTGAGTCAAATATTTCTAACTATATAACCAAAACTATAAATGTTAGTATGGGTGCTTCATCAAAAATATTTTCCCTAACCCTAGGTTTTATGTCCACTATCCCTTATACCTTGATGGTTTTATTATTTACTTTACTTGCCACATATTTTTTCACAAAAGATTTATCATCTTCCAGCAATAAAATATTTGATTTAATTCCTAATAAAAATGGAGATAGAATACATTATATATTTGATGAATCAAAAAAAATGTTTAAAAACTATTTACTATCTTACTTACTTATAATCACTATAACATTTTTAGAAACATTAGTTGTTTTTTTAGTTTTTAAAGTTAAGTATGCCGTGACGCTAAGTATAGTATGTGGGATATTTGATTTGCTTCCCATTTTTGGTATAGGAGCTATATATATTCCCCTAATCGTAATATTTTTTATATATGGAAATTATGTAGCTGCTTTAGGCCTTCTAATATCTTATATAATTATCACCATAGTAAGACAAATTATAGAACCTAAAATAGTTTCCTCCTCGCTAGGTATAAATCCTGTTGCAGTTCTTGCTTCTATATTTATAGGTCTAAAAGCTAATGGTCTTATTGGCATGTTATTCTGTATGTTTTTAGTTGTGTTTTACAATATATTGAAAAAAGTTGAAGTTTTATAG
- the yyaC gene encoding spore protease YyaC, translated as MVDKVILDSMSRDCTFKLRDIISQYIFPIAKCSRPIVVLCIGTDRSTGDSLGPLVGNKLKFLVRNKIHIYGSLECPVHAKNLCETIDEINYTFTDPYIIAIDACLGSLQNVGKIIVEEKPLCPGAAMNKDLPKVGDLSITGVVNISGAFEFMVLQNTRLYTVMVLADAIANGLYHSILKTVGGRKLNSIYEDFNIKDVEG; from the coding sequence ATGGTAGATAAAGTTATTTTAGATTCAATGTCCCGTGATTGTACTTTTAAGTTAAGAGATATTATAAGTCAATATATTTTTCCCATAGCTAAATGCTCACGTCCCATTGTTGTTTTATGTATTGGAACCGACCGTTCTACCGGTGATAGCTTAGGACCATTGGTTGGAAACAAACTTAAATTTTTAGTTCGAAATAAAATTCATATTTACGGCAGCCTTGAGTGTCCCGTGCACGCGAAAAATTTATGTGAAACAATTGATGAAATTAACTATACCTTTACTGATCCTTACATTATTGCAATTGATGCATGCCTTGGAAGTTTACAAAATGTAGGGAAAATTATTGTTGAGGAAAAACCATTGTGCCCTGGTGCTGCTATGAATAAAGATTTGCCCAAAGTAGGTGATTTAAGCATAACTGGGGTTGTAAATATATCTGGAGCCTTTGAATTTATGGTTCTTCAAAATACTAGATTGTATACAGTAATGGTGCTGGCTGATGCCATTGCAAATGGTTTATATCATTCAATACTCAAAACTGTAGGAGGAAGAAAATTAAATTCCATTTATGAGGATTTCAATATAAAAGATGTTGAAGGTTAA
- a CDS encoding YkuS family protein, with product MVICISQELEYLQDELIKRGYTVINNRDNNTYCDAIICKLKDGGLINLNMQNNIRREGTLIIDSGSKTIDEIEYILCNKVYSSIF from the coding sequence ATGGTAATATGTATTTCACAAGAACTTGAATATTTACAGGATGAACTAATTAAAAGGGGATATACTGTAATAAATAATAGAGATAATAATACCTATTGTGATGCAATAATATGCAAACTTAAAGATGGTGGACTTATAAATCTAAATATGCAAAATAATATACGAAGAGAAGGAACATTAATTATTGATAGTGGAAGTAAAACTATTGATGAAATAGAATATATATTGTGTAATAAGGTATATAGTTCAATATTTTAA